In Microbacterium lushaniae, the following are encoded in one genomic region:
- a CDS encoding MarR family winged helix-turn-helix transcriptional regulator, translated as MSADDLLALENQVCFALVTAARNVVSIYRPVLEPLGLTHPQYLVMLALWEQSPRSLGELAAELAMEPATLSPLVKRLEAQGRVTRTRRSSDERVLDIALTAEGRALRDQALDVPRQVMSLTGMDAEEVARLRDALVRFAVPAGETAGP; from the coding sequence ATGTCCGCCGACGATCTCCTCGCGCTGGAGAACCAGGTGTGCTTCGCGCTGGTCACCGCCGCGCGCAACGTCGTGTCGATCTACCGTCCCGTCCTCGAGCCCCTCGGGCTGACGCATCCGCAGTACCTCGTGATGCTCGCCCTGTGGGAGCAGTCGCCGCGATCGCTGGGCGAGCTCGCCGCCGAGCTGGCGATGGAGCCGGCGACGCTGTCGCCCCTGGTGAAGCGGCTCGAGGCCCAGGGTCGTGTGACCCGCACCCGCCGGTCCTCCGACGAACGCGTCCTGGACATCGCGCTCACGGCCGAGGGGCGTGCACTTCGCGACCAGGCCCTCGACGTCCCGCGTCAGGTGATGTCGCTCACCGGCATGGATGCCGAGGAGGTCGCCCGGCTGCGTGACGCCCTCGTGCGCTTCGCCGTGCCGGCGGGGGAGACCGCCGGGCCGTAG
- a CDS encoding response regulator transcription factor translates to MPHARVAVVIEDDADIRSLISTVLTGSGFDVHTASAGLDGIELVRELSPAVTTLDVSMPGIDGYETARRIRAFSDTRILMVTARADDGDMRRGREAGADDYIAKPFRPRDLRARIEELLRRE, encoded by the coding sequence ATGCCCCACGCCCGTGTCGCGGTCGTCATCGAGGACGACGCGGATATCCGGTCCCTGATCTCCACCGTGCTGACAGGGTCCGGTTTCGACGTGCATACGGCGTCGGCGGGGCTGGACGGCATCGAGCTCGTGCGGGAGCTCTCCCCCGCCGTCACGACGCTGGATGTCAGCATGCCCGGCATCGACGGCTACGAGACCGCCCGCCGCATCCGCGCGTTCAGCGACACCCGCATCCTCATGGTGACCGCGCGCGCCGATGACGGCGACATGCGCCGGGGCCGCGAGGCCGGCGCCGACGATTACATCGCCAAGCCCTTCCGCCCGCGCGACCTGCGCGCACGCATCGAGGAGCTCCTGCGCCGGGAGTGA
- the uvrB gene encoding excinuclease ABC subunit UvrB, whose amino-acid sequence MQATRSVRPFEVVSEYEPSGDQPQAIAELAARINAGETDVVLLGATGTGKSATTAWLVEQVQRPTLVLAHNKTLAAQLANEFRELMPHNAVEYFVSYYDYYQPEAYVPQTDTFIEKDSSINAEVERLRHSTTNSLLSRRDVIVVSTVSCIYGLGSPEEYLRAMVALQVGERYDRDTLIRKFIAMQYNRNDVDFSRGNFRVRGDTIEIIPVYEEFAIRIEMFGDEIEALYMLHPLTGDVLQRMEAIPIFPATHYAAGTDTVKRAIGTIEHELAERLKELESQGKLLEAQRLRMRTTFDLEMLQQLGFCSGIENYSRHLDGRGPGDPPHTLLDFFPDDFLMVIDESHVTVPQIGAMYEGDASRKRTLVEHGFRLPSAMDNRPLRWDEFKNRVGQTVYLSATPGRYEMGIADGVVEQIIRPTGLVDPQIIVKPSKGQIDDLLEQIRVRAGRDERVLVTTLTKKMAEELTDFLGEHGVRVRYLHSDVDTLRRVELLTELRAGVYDVLVGINLLREGLDLPEVSLVAILDADKEGFLRSGTSLIQTIGRAARNVSGEVHMYADRITDSMAKAIEETDRRREKQVAYNLEHGIDPQPLRKKIADITDVLAREASDTKQLLSRRDKAASKNGKGKSPTPQLRRTGIAAEGADQLEATIADLSEQMLAAAAELKFELAGRLRDEVQDLKKELRAMERAGHA is encoded by the coding sequence ATGCAGGCCACCCGATCCGTCCGTCCGTTCGAGGTCGTCAGCGAGTACGAGCCGTCCGGCGACCAGCCGCAGGCGATCGCCGAGCTCGCCGCCCGCATCAACGCCGGGGAGACCGACGTCGTACTGCTGGGCGCCACCGGAACGGGCAAGTCGGCGACCACGGCGTGGCTGGTCGAGCAGGTCCAGCGCCCCACCCTGGTCCTCGCGCACAACAAGACGCTGGCGGCGCAGCTGGCCAACGAGTTCCGCGAGCTCATGCCCCACAACGCCGTGGAGTACTTCGTGTCGTACTACGACTACTACCAGCCCGAGGCGTACGTGCCGCAGACCGACACCTTCATCGAGAAGGACTCCTCCATCAACGCCGAGGTCGAGCGGCTGCGCCACTCCACGACCAACTCGCTCCTCAGCCGGCGCGATGTCATCGTGGTCTCCACCGTCTCGTGCATCTACGGCCTCGGGTCGCCCGAGGAGTACCTCCGCGCCATGGTCGCGCTGCAGGTGGGGGAGCGGTACGACCGCGACACCCTCATCCGCAAGTTCATCGCGATGCAGTACAACCGCAACGACGTCGATTTCTCCCGCGGCAACTTCCGCGTGCGCGGCGACACGATCGAGATCATCCCGGTGTACGAGGAGTTCGCGATCCGCATCGAGATGTTCGGTGACGAGATCGAGGCGCTCTACATGCTGCACCCCCTCACCGGTGACGTGCTGCAGCGGATGGAGGCCATCCCGATCTTCCCCGCGACGCACTATGCGGCGGGCACCGACACCGTCAAGCGCGCGATCGGCACGATCGAGCACGAGCTGGCCGAGCGACTCAAGGAACTGGAATCGCAGGGGAAGCTCCTGGAGGCGCAGCGCCTGCGCATGCGGACCACCTTCGACCTCGAGATGCTGCAGCAGCTGGGCTTCTGCTCGGGTATCGAGAACTACTCCCGCCACCTGGATGGACGCGGTCCCGGCGATCCGCCGCACACGCTCCTGGACTTCTTCCCCGACGACTTCCTCATGGTCATCGACGAGTCGCACGTCACGGTGCCGCAGATCGGGGCGATGTACGAGGGCGACGCCTCGCGCAAGCGCACCCTCGTCGAGCACGGCTTCCGGCTCCCCAGCGCCATGGACAACCGGCCGCTGCGGTGGGACGAGTTCAAGAACCGCGTGGGGCAGACGGTGTACCTCTCGGCCACACCGGGACGCTACGAGATGGGCATCGCCGACGGGGTCGTCGAGCAGATCATCCGTCCGACGGGCCTCGTCGACCCGCAGATCATCGTGAAGCCCTCGAAGGGACAGATCGACGATCTGCTCGAGCAGATCCGCGTGCGGGCGGGCCGCGACGAGCGCGTGCTGGTGACGACGCTGACGAAGAAGATGGCCGAGGAGCTCACCGACTTCCTCGGCGAGCACGGGGTGCGGGTGCGGTACCTGCACTCCGACGTCGACACGCTCCGCCGCGTCGAACTCCTCACGGAGCTGCGTGCGGGTGTCTACGACGTCCTCGTCGGCATCAACCTCCTGCGCGAAGGCCTGGACCTGCCGGAGGTCTCGCTCGTCGCCATCCTCGATGCCGACAAGGAGGGGTTCCTGCGCAGCGGCACCTCGCTCATCCAGACCATCGGGCGCGCCGCGCGCAACGTGTCCGGCGAGGTGCACATGTACGCCGACAGGATCACCGACTCGATGGCCAAGGCCATCGAGGAGACCGATCGCCGCCGTGAGAAGCAGGTGGCGTACAACCTCGAGCACGGCATCGATCCGCAGCCGCTGCGGAAGAAGATCGCCGACATCACCGACGTGCTCGCCCGTGAGGCGAGCGACACCAAGCAGCTCCTCTCGCGTCGCGACAAGGCGGCGTCGAAGAACGGCAAGGGCAAGTCGCCCACGCCGCAGCTGCGCCGCACGGGCATCGCCGCCGAGGGCGCCGACCAGCTGGAGGCGACCATCGCCGATCTGAGCGAGCAGATGCTGGCCGCCGCGGCCGAACTGAAGTTCGAGCTGGCCGGGCGCCTGCGCGACGAGGTGCAGGACCTCAAGAAGGAGCTGCGCGCCATGGAGCGGGCCGGCCACGCCTGA
- the coaE gene encoding dephospho-CoA kinase, with protein MPLIALTGGIASGKSTIAGRLDERGAAIVDADQIVRDVQQPGSPVLEQIAATFGADMVRGDGSLDRAALGAKVFGDPGQLAALNAIVHPAVRAESARRFAEAAAADPDAVVVYDVPLLAEARASDPWDLVVVAHAPAEIRVQRLVRQRGMTEADARARIAAQVSDEDRLKLADVVIDTTGTMADTLRQADALWERLSG; from the coding sequence ATGCCATTGATCGCCCTGACCGGCGGCATCGCGTCGGGCAAGTCCACGATCGCGGGCCGTCTCGACGAGCGCGGAGCCGCGATCGTCGACGCCGATCAGATCGTCCGCGACGTGCAGCAGCCCGGTTCGCCCGTGCTCGAGCAGATCGCCGCGACCTTCGGCGCCGATATGGTGCGCGGGGACGGGAGCCTGGATCGCGCCGCCCTGGGGGCGAAGGTCTTCGGCGACCCCGGGCAGCTGGCCGCACTGAACGCGATCGTGCACCCGGCGGTGCGGGCGGAGTCGGCGCGGCGGTTCGCCGAGGCCGCCGCCGCCGACCCGGACGCCGTCGTCGTCTACGACGTGCCGCTGCTGGCCGAGGCGCGCGCGAGCGATCCGTGGGATCTCGTCGTCGTCGCGCATGCGCCCGCCGAGATCCGCGTGCAGCGGCTCGTGCGCCAACGCGGCATGACCGAAGCCGACGCTCGTGCGCGCATCGCGGCGCAGGTGTCCGACGAGGATCGTCTGAAGCTCGCCGACGTCGTGATCGACACGACCGGAACGATGGCGGACACCCTGCGCCAGGCCGACGCGCTGTGGGAGCGGCTCTCGGGCTGA